Proteins from a genomic interval of Acidobacteriota bacterium:
- a CDS encoding thioredoxin family protein yields the protein MSSFSRPIALLSCRIAVLGVLMSLVWVLGVPASAQVPADSVLRGFVPTGDFIVTVDGVEQPKAKLYQSQRAGAFLLRSAGFEQPLMISPRAGVVQTVPLMSLALRGDGSADILADAELVPVGGFQFEGDDVVFTVQGKEVRLKQRPDLTGAHSGQGLRDYNPRYVMLADDYTPDAAAIQSLRNSSKDIRVRTFFGSWCSFCKRYVPRFLRVEEELAGSGIDFDYYGLARNFSDDQEAKSNGVHGVPTGIVYVGGKEVGRIERNDWQAPEKALLKLVNGG from the coding sequence ATGAGCTCCTTCTCTCGTCCCATTGCTCTTCTTTCTTGTCGCATCGCCGTCTTGGGGGTGCTGATGTCTCTAGTCTGGGTTCTGGGGGTGCCGGCTTCGGCTCAGGTGCCCGCGGACAGCGTGCTGCGGGGCTTCGTCCCTACCGGTGATTTCATCGTCACCGTCGATGGGGTGGAGCAGCCCAAGGCCAAGCTCTACCAGAGCCAGCGGGCCGGTGCGTTCCTGCTGCGCTCCGCCGGCTTCGAGCAGCCCCTGATGATCAGCCCGCGGGCGGGGGTGGTGCAGACCGTACCGCTGATGAGCTTGGCTCTGCGGGGAGACGGCTCCGCCGACATCCTGGCGGATGCGGAGCTGGTCCCGGTGGGAGGCTTCCAATTCGAGGGCGACGACGTGGTCTTCACGGTGCAGGGCAAGGAGGTGCGGCTCAAGCAGCGGCCGGATCTCACCGGCGCCCACAGTGGCCAGGGGCTGCGGGACTACAACCCCCGCTACGTAATGTTGGCGGACGACTACACTCCCGACGCGGCGGCCATCCAAAGCCTGCGGAATAGCTCCAAGGACATCCGCGTCCGCACCTTCTTCGGTTCCTGGTGCTCCTTCTGCAAGCGCTATGTGCCGCGCTTCCTGCGGGTGGAGGAAGAGCTCGCCGGTTCGGGCATCGACTTCGACTACTACGGTCTGGCGAGGAACTTCAGCGACGACCAGGAAGCCAAGAGCAACGGCGTTCACGGTGTGCCCACGGGCATCGTCTACGTCGGCGGCAAGGAGGTGGGCCGCATCGAGCGCAACGACTGGCAGGCTCCGGAGAAAGCTCTTCTCAAGCTCGTGAACGGAGGGTAA
- a CDS encoding two-component regulator propeller domain-containing protein, translated as MTDLFDIFRSGLFWRFHRPAKILVLTTAALLGAVSAAALDPAKLPSQYIHDRWQDELPQSHVQDVLQTADGYLWIATQEGLARFDGRQLSVFDARNTPGLASSYVRTLLEDRRGTLWVGTRGGGLSRYRGGSFESLADALPELADASIHALAEDAGGNLWLGTAEQGLWRRRGGRWARVDGDSNPLPGATVLSLQPDAGGLWVGTRKHGLWRLEGDELEPWRPGPSAQGVAARLAGDSILSLLRDADGILWAGTLSHGLARLDGEPRLFTTADGLPGDAVKALLSDSDGNLWVGTYGGGLARSDESGWVTWNAEDGLGSDVVLSLFEDREGSLWIGTEGGGLDRLMDGTFTPYGVPEGLGANYVWSVLEGRDGELWVGTEGGGVACLTEGGHGLGEGGLEILTTADGLISDSVTALWQDHRGDLWIGTRDAGLHRLRDPSSDTPMSGRLDLFTRDQGLGGETVLSLYEDPGGTLWVGTLGGGIDRFDGRRFQPPDGTREAGKNAFSGITVLALASNAQGHLLAGTNGQGLWQWDGTEVTTWTAADGLAHDTVLTLHQDTDGSLWIGTYGGLSRLRDGQLTTFTTAQGLFSDVIFQILEDDQGRLWMSCNQGIFAVEKEQLEAVAAGRRETVESLHLGAGDGMRSAECNGGGQPSGVRSADGRLWFATVRGVAAMDPRQILRNRVPPTVVVESVQVDGEPLERVLERESDQEGAEDSDPTELKPGHERLEIFYAGNSFRAPEQVRFRYRLAGFDRGWIDAGDQRRATYTNLPTGRLYRFEVQAANEDGVWSPVTTGFEIFIRRHFWETPWFYLLVLLAAAALARLVYHLRVRHLLHRTEQLEAKVAERTAEVVAQKDELAHANRELEKLNQVKSEFLAIAAHDIKNPLSLIYGYAGLIAERSEEPRRLRTIGGSIVASVQRILNIVTDLLDTTAIESGKLTLHPMEEDLETLTALAVERNRPLAQEREMRLVFETGGDEPLMAVVDKERIGRVLDNLIGNAVKYAPRRSTVTVRLRPEEHNEGPDGQTVARIEVQDEGPGVPAEVRERIFERFERLSGEAYARAPSTGLGLSIVKHFVELHHGRVWVESEPEEGSTFVVELPATLAE; from the coding sequence ATGACAGATCTCTTCGACATTTTCCGCTCCGGACTTTTCTGGCGATTTCACCGCCCGGCGAAGATCCTCGTGCTGACCACGGCGGCGCTTCTCGGCGCCGTGTCCGCCGCCGCCCTCGACCCTGCCAAGCTGCCCTCTCAGTACATTCACGACCGCTGGCAGGACGAGCTACCTCAATCCCACGTCCAAGACGTGCTGCAGACCGCCGATGGCTATTTGTGGATCGCCACCCAGGAAGGGCTGGCCCGCTTCGACGGCCGCCAACTCAGCGTCTTCGACGCCCGCAACACCCCTGGGCTCGCCAGCAGCTACGTCCGCACCCTGCTGGAAGACCGCCGGGGCACGCTGTGGGTGGGCACCCGTGGCGGCGGCCTCAGCCGCTACCGGGGGGGGAGCTTCGAGAGCCTGGCGGACGCCCTGCCGGAGCTAGCCGACGCCTCGATCCACGCGCTGGCCGAGGACGCCGGGGGAAATCTGTGGCTGGGCACCGCGGAGCAGGGACTTTGGCGGCGCCGGGGCGGGCGCTGGGCGAGGGTGGACGGCGACTCCAACCCGCTCCCCGGGGCCACCGTTCTCTCCCTGCAGCCGGACGCCGGCGGCCTGTGGGTGGGCACCCGCAAGCACGGCCTGTGGCGCCTCGAGGGCGACGAGCTGGAACCCTGGCGACCCGGACCCAGCGCCCAAGGCGTGGCCGCGCGCCTCGCCGGCGACAGCATCCTCAGCCTGTTGCGGGACGCCGACGGAATCCTGTGGGCCGGCACCCTGAGCCATGGTCTGGCGCGACTGGACGGGGAGCCTCGGCTCTTCACCACCGCCGACGGCCTACCCGGCGACGCGGTCAAGGCGCTGTTGTCGGATAGCGACGGCAACCTGTGGGTGGGCACCTACGGCGGCGGGCTGGCGCGCAGCGACGAGAGCGGGTGGGTGACCTGGAACGCCGAGGACGGCCTGGGCAGCGACGTGGTGCTGAGCCTCTTCGAGGACCGCGAAGGCAGCCTGTGGATCGGCACCGAGGGCGGCGGGCTGGACCGTCTCATGGACGGCACCTTCACCCCCTACGGAGTCCCCGAGGGGCTGGGAGCCAACTATGTTTGGTCAGTGCTCGAGGGCCGCGACGGCGAGCTGTGGGTGGGTACCGAGGGCGGCGGCGTGGCCTGCCTGACGGAAGGAGGGCACGGCCTGGGGGAAGGGGGATTGGAGATCCTGACCACCGCCGACGGCTTGATCAGCGACTCCGTCACCGCCCTCTGGCAAGACCACCGGGGCGATCTGTGGATCGGCACCCGGGACGCCGGCCTTCACCGGCTGCGGGATCCCTCCTCGGACACGCCCATGAGCGGGCGCCTGGATCTCTTCACCCGCGACCAAGGACTCGGCGGCGAGACCGTTCTCTCCCTCTACGAAGATCCCGGCGGAACCCTCTGGGTAGGCACTCTCGGGGGCGGCATCGACCGTTTCGACGGCCGCCGATTTCAACCCCCGGATGGCACGAGGGAAGCCGGCAAGAACGCTTTCTCCGGGATCACCGTCCTGGCCCTCGCCAGCAATGCCCAGGGGCACCTGCTGGCGGGCACCAACGGCCAGGGGCTGTGGCAGTGGGACGGCACCGAGGTCACCACCTGGACCGCCGCGGACGGCCTCGCCCACGACACCGTGCTGACCCTGCACCAGGACACCGATGGCAGCCTCTGGATCGGCACCTATGGCGGCCTCAGCCGGCTTCGGGACGGCCAGCTGACCACCTTCACCACCGCCCAGGGTTTGTTCAGCGACGTCATCTTCCAGATTCTCGAGGACGACCAGGGACGCCTCTGGATGAGCTGCAATCAGGGCATTTTTGCGGTGGAAAAAGAACAGCTGGAGGCGGTGGCGGCGGGTCGCCGGGAAACCGTGGAGAGCCTGCACCTGGGGGCCGGCGACGGCATGCGTTCCGCCGAATGCAACGGCGGCGGGCAGCCCAGCGGCGTTCGCTCCGCCGACGGCCGGCTGTGGTTTGCCACGGTGCGCGGCGTCGCCGCCATGGACCCGCGGCAGATCCTGCGCAACCGCGTGCCGCCGACGGTGGTGGTGGAATCGGTGCAGGTGGACGGGGAGCCGCTGGAGCGAGTGCTGGAGCGGGAGAGCGACCAGGAGGGCGCCGAGGACAGCGACCCCACCGAGCTGAAGCCGGGGCACGAGCGCCTGGAGATCTTCTACGCCGGCAACAGCTTCCGGGCGCCGGAGCAAGTTCGGTTCCGCTATCGTTTGGCGGGCTTCGACCGCGGCTGGATCGACGCCGGCGACCAACGCCGGGCCACGTACACCAACCTACCCACCGGCCGGCTCTACCGCTTCGAAGTGCAGGCGGCCAACGAGGACGGGGTGTGGAGCCCGGTGACCACCGGCTTCGAGATCTTCATCCGACGCCACTTCTGGGAGACGCCGTGGTTCTACCTGCTGGTGCTGCTGGCGGCGGCGGCGCTGGCGCGGCTGGTCTACCACCTGCGGGTACGCCATCTGCTGCACCGTACCGAGCAACTGGAGGCCAAGGTGGCGGAGAGAACCGCCGAGGTGGTCGCCCAGAAGGACGAGCTGGCCCACGCCAACCGCGAGCTGGAAAAGCTCAATCAGGTCAAGAGCGAGTTCCTGGCCATCGCCGCCCACGACATCAAGAATCCCCTGAGCCTGATCTACGGCTACGCCGGCCTGATCGCCGAACGCAGCGAAGAGCCTCGACGCCTGCGCACCATCGGCGGCTCCATCGTCGCTTCGGTGCAGCGCATCCTCAACATCGTCACCGACCTGCTGGACACCACCGCCATCGAGAGCGGCAAGCTGACGCTGCACCCTATGGAGGAGGATCTGGAGACCCTGACGGCGCTGGCAGTGGAGCGCAACCGGCCTCTGGCCCAAGAGCGGGAGATGCGGCTGGTTTTCGAGACCGGCGGCGACGAGCCGCTGATGGCGGTGGTGGACAAGGAACGCATCGGCCGGGTGCTGGACAACCTCATCGGCAACGCGGTGAAGTACGCTCCCCGGCGCTCCACCGTCACCGTCCGACTGCGGCCCGAGGAGCACAACGAGGGGCCCGATGGGCAAACCGTCGCCCGCATCGAGGTCCAGGACGAAGGTCCCGGTGTCCCGGCGGAAGTCCGGGAGCGGATCTTCGAGCGCTTCGAGCGCCTCTCCGGAGAAGCCTACGCCCGCGCCCCGTCCACCGGTCTGGGCCTATCCATCGTCAAACACTTCGTGGAGCTGCACCACGGCCGGGTGTGGGTCGAGAGCGAACCGGAGGAGGGCTCTACCTTCGTGGTCGAGCTACCGGCGACCCTGGCTGAGTAG
- a CDS encoding response regulator transcription factor, with translation MRILVVEDEATLAEAIAEVLREESYAVDLVGTGEDADEMVAFNDYDLVLLDWTIPAPSGLELLRRWRKQGKDLPVLMLTGHDSVEDRIDGLDHGADDYLTKPFAFAELLARVRSLLRRRHRTYQGPLKAADLEMDRSEHRVLLAGEPVQLSPKEFALLEYLLVRKGEVVSRTEISEHVWDASFDAMTNTIDVILHRLRKKIDHGRKGKLIHTVKGFGYVLREARS, from the coding sequence ATGAGAATTCTGGTTGTCGAAGATGAAGCGACCCTGGCCGAGGCGATCGCCGAGGTTCTGAGGGAAGAAAGTTACGCCGTCGACCTGGTCGGTACCGGGGAGGATGCGGACGAGATGGTGGCGTTCAACGACTACGATCTGGTGCTCCTGGACTGGACTATCCCCGCCCCGTCGGGTCTTGAGCTCCTGCGCCGCTGGCGCAAGCAGGGCAAAGACTTGCCGGTGCTCATGCTCACCGGCCACGATTCGGTGGAAGACCGCATCGACGGTCTGGATCACGGCGCCGACGATTATCTGACCAAGCCCTTCGCCTTCGCCGAGCTCCTGGCCCGGGTGCGCAGCCTGCTACGGCGGCGCCACCGCACCTACCAGGGACCGCTGAAGGCTGCGGACCTGGAGATGGACCGGTCGGAGCACCGGGTGCTGCTGGCGGGGGAGCCGGTGCAGCTTTCCCCCAAGGAATTCGCTCTGCTCGAATATCTGCTGGTGCGCAAGGGTGAGGTGGTCTCCCGCACGGAGATTTCGGAGCACGTTTGGGATGCCAGCTTCGACGCCATGACCAACACCATCGACGTCATTCTGCACCGTCTGCGCAAGAAGATCGACCACGGGCGCAAGGGCAAGCTGATCCACACCGTCAAGGGCTTCGGCTACGTGCTGCGGGAGGCGCGATCGTGA